From Triticum aestivum cultivar Chinese Spring chromosome 7B, IWGSC CS RefSeq v2.1, whole genome shotgun sequence:
GGAGGGGGCTTTATGAGAGTCCAGACCGCTCCCAAGCCTGTTTCTAAccaccctgcccccccccccccccccccccccccacggaagCTATCCAATGCAGACCTGTGACGGTCCATTGGACTGCCCGGACACGTTCTCTCACAAACCGGAGACAAACGGGAAAGGGAGGGGGCTTTATGAGAGTCCAGACCGCTCCCAAGCCTGTTTCTAAccaccctgcccccccccccccaaatccctCCTCCCACACCCGCCTGCGTTCCCGCACGAAACGGTCTGCTAGTCAGTCCCCGCATTCATGTTCGGCCAGAGCTGACGCGGTCGGTCACTagcaccggcattgaagcggcgcgccaacTGAGAGACCACAACCACAACCTCCTCCAGGAGCATCTGAAGGCGGAGGGGTAGCTCGCTGCGGCAGGGCGATCACGCCAGACACGGATCCGGCGGAGCAGGAGGCATGGCTCAACTCCTACTGCACCACCTGCTAGATCTGCCTTGTTGGTCGGGGTACCACCAGTGGGTGATCTAGGTGGCGCAAGCCTACAAGGAGAGGAACGACGCGAGCGAGGCGGTGTTTGGGGAgaccggtggggaggaggaggacatcgccggctccgctgaggccgGGCCCCGCCTCCACAACCACGAAGCCAACACGTCAGGTCCTAGGAAGGCGAGCGCTCCTCCCCTCTCGTCGATGACAAGTTTGGTGGGCTGAGCATCGTAGTCCAATTAGTCGCTTGGCTGTGACTTGGAGGCGAACAACATAATTTCTTCGGGCTCTGGAGCCGGAGCTAGAGAGCGCCGCGGCGGAACTGGAGACGGTGAAGCTTCACTTCTCGGGGCTGATGGACGGACATAAGACCGGGGACCGACGATCATTTAGTTAAGGTTTAGAATAGAACTAGGtacgaaatgtaatgaaatccgtcatatTTACGTGAAATCCCTTATGTTTACATGTCCGGACTTGTTTATATGAAATTCAGACTTGTTTGAAAGAATTTTGCCCATTAGTTCGAATTGTTGGCCGGATttatgcggctatggttggatggctatctcccgcatccgtgtccgcggactgCCCCCCCTGTCCGCGGATGGATGCTTTTGAAAAtttgcgggttgccgttggagatgcccttactgtatatatatatataagatttCTTTGAAGTCAACGTTTGACCATGCTTACTGAAAATATATTAAAATTCATATTACCAAACTAATGTCATTAGATGCATCATGGAATTAGTTTTCGTAATGTATAACTTCAGTACTGTAGACGTTTATATTTTTCAGCATAAATTTGATCAAAATTCACAAAATTTTACTATGAACAAATCTTATAAGCAGAATAAAAAACCAGAGGGAGTACGAGTCAAGCTGGCGGCTCTATCTCCCTAAAgaccacacactagtagaaaaatggacattagtcccagttcgtaaggccctttagtccccgTCCGGTGTTCTAGCCGCTCGAACCGGAACTAATGCTGACATTAGTTCTGGTTCGTAATGCGACCAGCACTATTGCTCCGATCCGGCTAGAACGTCAGACCTGTTTTCTACTAGTAAGAGCCCACACAGTACACTCGGACCAACCACAAGGCCTCGCACCAGAATCTCCGACGAAGCAACCAAAGCCGGCTTATCAACCACCTAGCTAAATACATCTACGGATGTCAAAATACAAACATAACCTAGACAATGAGTCACATCCATGATAGAACACTACTTACTAATATAGAGTTGTGTTAACACAATAGCTAAAGGTCAGCTGTCGATTGAATTTTGTTTTTTGGTCAGTCGATTATGTtttgagaaggaagaaggaagctccgagtgagaggaagaaggagatgacGAGGTCGTTGGAGCCAGGGGAGAAGcaaccccactatctatcttagggtggcGGGTGCAGGTTCGCCCGGGATTTTTGGGTGGTCGCCGGGCTTAGTGGGATGGCCGGGTGTGGCTGCAAAACAAACTGTGGAGGAGTTTGAGGGAAGGGCGGTGCAGCGAGGCGATCGCAGGAGGGGTGGAGGCCAGCGGTTAGTCCAGCGGTACGTGGGGCAgtcaagaggaagaagatgaatagGAGGTTGGGCTGAAGATCGAAGAAGCTAATCTGGCCATTCATCTCGCATCCAACAGCTTAGAAAAACTGACTACCCAAATTATTTTTCCAGGCGACTGTCATCTAGCCGGACCCTTGTGTTAATTGAACATTGATAATCATACCTTAtgtatctaaatagctagccccactAACCAATTTCCCTTAACAGGCAAGCATGCCACCTCATGCATGAGGAAAAGTCCCACGTTAAGATACAACCACGCACAAGAAAAAAAAACTAGCTCAAGAAACAACCGTGTGAATTTCCATTTTATTATGATATATATAATAGACATACAATAATCATGTTTCATACAACTAATTATCATtgaaatattttgcaaaatactcCTGTGACACCGTGCATGATATGATCTAGCAGACACTTTAAGTAGTTGATCCCCACTATTTCTACTTTCTACTTATCTCAACATGCACATATGACACACATGCTGCCTCATTAATCCTACTACTTTTATTTCTCGCGACATGCACGATAAATGCTAATTATACAGCTTGTCTCAATATGGACACATCCCATTTCAACCCTACTACTATTATTCCGGTCAACATCCATGAGAAATActatttaaattctataaatatgtTACACATATACTTTTTTTCTCGCAACATGCATGATAAATGCTAATTATACACCTTCTCTCAATATGGACACTTCAACCCTACTACTATTATTCCGGTCAACATCCGTGAGAAATACTATTTAAATTCTACAAATATGTTACACATATATATTAATCAAATTACAGTAATAAATCATATATATTCATTGTTTTAGTGTCAATACAATCAAATCTCATCAAAATAATATATTGCAACCAATTTCAGCAGCAATATTAATGCGTGGGCTGTTGTCTAGTTAATTTATTCTGTATTCGCAAATTGACTAGGCCGTGCGGTCCTGTGGTTAATGGCTCTAGCTAACTTTTAGCTTATCTGAAATTGTTTGTTACCAACGTAAGTACAGCACCTGGTGCAGCAGGTTTTTGAATGGAAGCAGGCGGAGGATGGTTCTCCGGAGGTCTGCATACATCTAAGGAAGCTCATGAATTTTCGAGTTTTTTCACTAGCTTTAACAACGTTGTTTTCCCCTTGAAAGTAGAGTACGTCAATTAGCCATGTGATGTGAACCATTAATTAGCCATGTGTCATCTGCCATGCGCtctagctagtactccctccgttccaaaatagatgacccaactttgtactaattttagtataaagttgggtcatctattttggaacggagggagtaggtgggAGTCATCTGATCGTGAAAATGCGCGTGGTGCACAAGAAGGTATAAGTTATTCCGAGTACACAAGATGCTCTGCATACATGGATCTACTTGAACTGGCCTATAAATACCCATCCACGCCAGCATCCATTTTCCACATCACACAAGCTCAGTCTAGATCGAGTAGGTAGAAGCCCACTGATCTACTCCACTTAGCATTGTACTCCATCCTTGTCCATGGAAACTCACCCCAACTTCCATGCTAGTCCATTCGATGGGTCTGTGGAAAACACTGAGTTTAAGTTCAGTAGCTTGTACCTGCACCACATTTTCAGTGGATCAAACCCAACCCAAGCAAACATCATAGTTGGAGATGCTACCACTAAGTTGGGCAGGACATCAGTTCACGACTGGGCCATATATGATGGGGTTGGCACCGACGCCAAGCTAGTGGGCCGTGCACAAGGGCTGCATATCAACGCTGGTAGTTGGCACAATACGTTCACCATTCGATTCGAGATTGAAAGGTATGCGAACATGGTACCAGTACATTTTTTTGCTTCATGTTAACGCACGCCGCGCCATATATTCTCTCGTTTTGTGTAAGTTGCCAATAACAATTTTGTGTGAGGAACACAATCTAGAGTTTACAATAGATTCAGATTTATTTTTATCAGAGATATCATCAAGCATCTACAAGGGTTGACATGGTCAGCTAGCTTCTCATTCTGTCATATTAGCGATGATATTTAAGTGCACTAGTTTTTACACAGGTTCAAGAAGAGCACACTTCAGGTAATGGGAGAATCTGTAGCCCAAGAAGGTGAGTGGGCTATTGCCGGTGGGACAGGTGAACTCGCAATGGCATGTGGTGTTATACACAAAACATGGCATCAGGAAACAGATGGTGGTACCATAATCCAACTTAACATCCATGGATTCTGCCGCATGAAGGTGAGAATATTCAGATTTGCATTTGTGTTTTATTTAGTACATGCATGTTGATTCGTCCTGAACATGTTGCTCCATTATCTGTACAAATGCAGCTACCCATTCTCACAAAGAGTGGCCCCTGGGGAGGCAAGGAGGGTTCTGCTGTTGGCATGGAAAAACCCTCCAAGATTGCAAGTATCGCCATCCACTATCAAGAAAGAATTGATTCATTTGAATATAATTACTTTGACCAATATGGCAACAGCCGTTACACAAATATTTGGGGCACTAAGAGTCCCAATCGCGCAGAggtgtgattatttttcatcattttctttacATGCATGGATTGTGTACTGTACTCTTGTGGTTGTTTATGGACTTGTAATAATTTCCTTTATTCCTTTGCAGATTGTGTTGGGCCCTGAAGAAATTGTGACCGCAATGTCTGGAACTGTTATCGAACATAATAATATCAATGTTATACAGACACTGAAGTTTACCACTAACGAAAGAACATACGGACCTTATGGAAATACTGAAAATATACAAGGTGGTACAGTACACAATTTCAGCGCTGTGATGCCAAATGGTCAAGCAATTGTTGGCTTCTTTGGGCATACTGATATGACATGCTTGAATGGAATAGGTGTTTACGTAGCCTAGGAAATTTCAAGAGATTTTATTTCATCCATATGTGGTTTAAGTTGAGTGTTccttcaactaaaataaaatggttAAGGATATCTGACCGGTTTTCTGATTATTTTCCCTTTTATTCATCTATGGGTGGTTTGTTGTCACCTACCGTGTTTCTTTATTTGAATAATAATAAAGTTTCTTTAGGAATCTTTGTACTGAAACCGAACTTTAATATGTTAGAGTCTTCTAGTAAGGACCTCGTTTCTTTCCTTTCGGGACGGCTACATTGAAATGACTATGGGCGTGTTTGGTTCCCTGGGGGCATCCAACTTGCATCACATGAGGGAGCTTAGCTTAGGTTGGCCTCGTTGAGCTGATGCAAAGAGCAATTGAGATGTATGTTTGGTGTACTACATGATATGGCCCAGGCTCAGCATATATTTTGTTTGGTATCTTGCATCCAGTGTTGTATGAGAGATGCTGCACACAAGAGAAGTTGTTTGGTAGGCTGTATGAACCCAAAATTTGTTTGGAAGATTGTTTTTGTGACATGCTCTCCAAGTACATCTTAGAGGGCACATAAGCAATTTATGGTACATATAAGCAAAAGAAATGCAGCAGGATCATCAAGAGGGCATAGAAATTATTTATGTAGTACATCTTAGAATTCGCATCTACCATCTACCATTCTTAAGAAATTGCTCCCCACTACTTCCTATTCTCTCACCATGCACAATATCCACATCAGCGATGTGCCAGGTCATTATTCAGTTTCGAAAAGCAGCCAATCAGTCTTCCACCTTAGCAAATCTGCCACCTCAGCAAAAAAAAATAATCTTTTCTAACGAAATAATCCCATGGTTTTAATCTCTGTAGTGTCTTCTATACCGACGGAAACAGCCCATCTATTAATAGGAGCCGAGATGCCTGCTAATCTTCTCCCATGATTCTGTTACTCTTCCCACCAATCTATCCCCTGGTCCTATTTGCATCTTTCCCACTACCGTGACCATCCCTTGGCCTTACGAATCCACACATATAAATTCACCTCTTTTTCAGTCCCGATGATTGGCGTTGCATCTGACTTTGCAGACCCCCGCCACCACCGGATTTGACATTGAGGAGCCGCGACATCCATGCCACCGATGGACTCAGATGGCGAGAGTTGTGCCAGTACCATGTGCAGCCTAGCTCCACCGCCCTTCCCCTATACCATCCTCAAATCAGTGTAGACCCCTCCTATGTACAGGTAACTGATGCGATTGCTTTATCTTTGTTCCCATCGTCACCCCAAATACGAGCACATGCCTGACGCCCTTGCTAGAGATTTTCCAGGTTTCGCCTTCTCGACGCATCAGTTATTGACTTACATATACTGTTGGTACAAAGCGTGCTAGTTGGGACACATCTGCAGCTGTGGACTTCACCTTCCCTCTCTCTGTCCCAGGTTCTCCATGCAGCCTCTTCCTCACAGCATCTGCTTATTAAGCACCCGCCCAATTATAGAATGCATGCCTTGGACGATGCAAGGCTCAATTATACAATTTTATCTGAGATGGAGGACCTTGATACCTGATTGTTTAGAGATTTTTCTCCTCAATTTTACATGCCCCGATACAGAATTTAATCTCATTTCCGTCCCTTTAGTTTCTGCGTTTTTTACTCTATGTCGATAAGGTATTCGATCACAATCCAAGTAGGTCGCGGGTCTGTTTGTTCTTGTAGAAATTTTTAATCTATGTCGATCACTGACCATCCCCTCTACTTTTTACAGCGTGTGGTGTCCTAGGCTCCTAGCAAATGATCCACGGAATGGGAGTGCATCATAGATTCATAGCAAGATACAGTTTGCCCTGATGGTATCCTAGAGAGCATATAGAATGAATAGACATCTACTGGAATATGGTTTATTGTCTATCTCTTTTCTTATGAAGTTGTAAGTTTTTACATGGAAAATATGAACAATCTGTGTTGATTTGTGAGTTATATATCAGCATATGTTGACGTAGTTTTCAATCGAAGTGTACAATTTTGTCTTACTTTTGTATATCTGTACCAATTGATTTTTTTGGTAAAGAACTGATTTTGTAAATTTTGGTAATTGTCTTTGCGGCAAACAGTTTGTTGTGATGCTTACCATTTTCTTGGAAACTCAAACATTGTGTTCTGAAGTTTCAACTCATGTGCTGCCACTAATGTTATCCCATGTAATAAATAGAGTTCATTGTCCATAGCCAAATAATGAATTGATTCACTTTTCTCTAGATCTGAGAACCATCCAACATAATATCAAATCCGTTGAGAACTCTTATAACAAGACCTTCACGACATAGATGTTGTAGCGATAGTAAATGTCATTATTGATCACTATAAAGTTGCATCTACTTATTTTTGTGTGCAATATttcatgaaatttttgtatgcataGATACAATTCAACGGACCACAAGTAACATATGCATCACTACATCAGAAATTACAATTTGCATGTAGCTTTTTAATTTTACCAATCATGTGTGCCAGCTTACATTTTTGTAGTCGACAAGGAAACAACTTATAAAATTTAAATTGTTTTCTTAGTGTTTTCATAAATGTACATTTACATTATCTCATAGATAGCTTTGTTATCGGTCGGTATATGGGTGTAATAAATTTTATAACTAGCATAGTTGTCCGTTAGCATAACCGCACTCCATCAGTGTGTCTGTGGTTCTATTTCTTTCCAATATATGATCACATCTATGACTCAACTTTATAGTTTTACATCATGTGCTTATTTAGTCCCGCAGCAACGCGCAAGGTATCATCTTGTATAATTAGATAGAGCTACAAATCCCCAACAGTGCAAGTCCACACAAATCCCCAACAGCTCCTAGCCTTATTGTCCTTCTCATTTTCAAATCTAAGACAATCAGAATCATCCATCTATATAAATGCGGCAACCAAACCAGCAGCTTGCACGATAAGCGTTTCTCGGGTCTTCCATTGTCATCCATCTATATAAATTCTGCACAGTTAATAATGGGCGTGCAAAATATTGACATCATTTGCATCATCAAAACGAAATAAAATAATGTCTGCAAGATCTTGGAAAAACCACAGAGTTGTAATTTAAGAGCTACAATTTCCACAAGTTAGCAAGATCTTGGGCAGATCGCACAGATCCATGCTAATCTGAAAAGTTTGCAGCCCAAGAGCTCAACCAAAGATAGAAACGTAGGAGTAGAGCATCCATGCTAATCAACAGAATTACCAGTCCAAGAACTCGCATAGATGTGTGCTAATCAACCAGATCCATAGGATGAGAAGGAGGTTCGGGGCAGATGTGTGTGCCCGCGAGGCAGGGGTGAATGTGCGTGCTCGCGCATGAGTGTTGTGTGTGCGTTGTGTGTGCTCGCGCCTGTACAGGAGCGATGGGAGCAGCTCCCATGGCAAAGATATATGGAGATGGTCAAAATTGACGTGATGCTATTGCCAGCATATATTGGAAGTCCACGAAAAGAGGTCGCTCTGGAGGAGGACGCGATGGGCGACGACCCGCGGCCGCCCACGTCGACGCCGCCGGAAGAGGGGGCGGGACAGGCGCGGTCGGTCGAGACGGATCTCCATGGGGATCCACCGACTATGGCGCGATCCGGACAAGGGCACAAGCGGAGCAGTGGGCAGTCAATTTCTACGACCCGATCTCCGGTGGCTGGATCGAGGGGCGCCTGCAGCACACTCCGGCTTCGCGGTGGACGTCAATTCGGAATATGGACAACGACATCCTGGCCGGCGACTATCTGGCGACCGACGTCCAGATCAAGGTAGGGCTTCGTTTACGTATTGATGATTTCGACGTGCATGTAGTTTGCTGTCTGCAGGAAGATCATAGGGAGGAGATCGAGTTGATCGACTTGACGAACAAGACTTCAGATCAGCGATTTGGAGGACGTTTTTGGGTCTTAGCGGATAGCGATGAGGACGAGGGACAGTGCGACGGCCTTGCTAGGGATGAGGAGGCGACGGAGGAGGGCAATGAGCGGCTGCTTGCGCAAACAGCAGGACGTGCGATCGCGTTGACGGCGTCGAAAGCATCACCTGCCTCCCGTAGGGTCGCTCCCCTCGTCGTCCATCGTCATACGGCGGCATCGGAGATCTGGCCCTGGCGCGGTCCTCTACCCAAGGTGAGTCTCCCCAAACCTTCCCTGTCCGATTTTTTCGAAACGGGTGCTTGGAAGATGGtccagagaaagaagaagaaaaagccggcggcagcggcggcggtgccggcgccggcggccggccGGTCGGCTGAGATCCGCACAGCGCGGAACCAACATTTGAATTTTTTGCTCGGTGCTGTTGGGCTCGATGCGGATGCGGCGAATGGGGCCCAATCTGTGGAGGGGTGTTCGGCCCAGCTTGTGCCGAATAGGGTGGGCCGGGGATAGCTGGGTATGAGGACCAGGCTAACCCGGACTCCACATCTGTTCTGAGTTCTGGCCCGTGCATGGTT
This genomic window contains:
- the LOC123161120 gene encoding uncharacterized protein, with the translated sequence METHPNFHASPFDGSVENTEFKFSSLYLHHIFSGSNPTQANIIVGDATTKLGRTSVHDWAIYDGVGTDAKLVGRAQGLHINAGSWHNTFTIRFEIERFKKSTLQVMGESVAQEGEWAIAGGTGELAMACGVIHKTWHQETDGGTIIQLNIHGFCRMKLPILTKSGPWGGKEGSAVGMEKPSKIASIAIHYQERIDSFEYNYFDQYGNSRYTNIWGTKSPNRAEIVLGPEEIVTAMSGTVIEHNNINVIQTLKFTTNERTYGPYGNTENIQGGTVHNFSAVMPNGQAIVGFFGHTDMTCLNGIGVYVA